Genomic segment of Calditerricola satsumensis:
GCTCGACGCGCTGGGCTTCTTCGGGATCGCCTGTAATGGCCACCTCGTTGTTGCGGGAAACGATCTTGGCCCGCGTGGCCGCCTCGATCCGCTTGAGAAACGCGTCGTGCGGTCCGAAGAGCATCAAGCCTTCTTCGGGATCGCGCAACAGGATTTTGTACGTGACAGGTTGCAACGGTCCTCAATCTCCTTGCTCCGGAATGGGCTGCGCCCTGGCGATGTTCTCAAGCGTCACGACGTGCAGTTTCATATACAATGTATCATTCCGCACTACGCTGTGCAAAACCTTTTCCCGCAGGATTCGACCCTCATCGCCGATGCGGCGCAGGACGTCGGCACGGGCCAGCCGCTTCCCGATCGCTGCCGCTTCGGTGGGCGACACGCGCACCTCTTGCAGCTCGGTTTCCAGAAAAACCTCCTTCCTCCACCCGAGCGGCAAGCGTCGGCCGAACAGCGCACCCTCTTCGCGCTCTTCGACAACGCGGTATCGGGCGAAGGGAACGGCCTCGTACCCGCGCAGGCGGATGCGGTAGGTGCCGACGAGGGCATACGTGCGGGCAAACCGCCGCCCGGTGAGCACCTCGCGCTTTTGCACAAGGGGAACGGCCACCTCGCTCTCGTACCACACCTCGGCCTCCACTTTCCCCTCGGCGCCCACGATGCGCGTCTGCCCCTCGTCGCCCATCACCCCAGACACCAGCACCTGTCCTGGGGCCACCCATTCGTTGGGGCGCACCAGCGGACGACCGCGTTCCACAATCAGACGGTGCACCATCCCGCGCTTGGCGGCGACCAAATGGCTCGGCCCCTGAGCGGGCTTCTCTTCGGGCTTCACCTGCTCGACGACGGTGATGCGCACGCGCGTGCCCTTCATTTCAATGCCCACCCACGCCACGTCGGGCAGGCGGGAGAGGAGCTGCCGCTGCAACTCGTCCAATTCCTTCATGTGCGCGCGCCATTGACCCCGCTTGATGCCCAGCTCTTCGGCCACCCGCCGCACCTCCTCGTCGCGCAAGCGCTCGTTGCCGACCACCTCCACGTGCCACACCATCTGCGAGAGCCCGTACAACAGGACGACAAAAAAAAGCAAGCCGGTGACGAATCCCTTGCGCCGCGCCAGGCGGTAGCGCCAAAAGGGCCAACCCCGCTTCGCCACAATGCGCGCGCGAATTCCCAGCGGCCGCCGCGCGCTCC
This window contains:
- the yqfD gene encoding sporulation protein YqfD yields the protein MRDRWLKWWLGYVVLAIRGRYLERFLNQIVRQGVFVWDVRITGERQARLAVLVRDVRRLRSARRPLGIRARIVAKRGWPFWRYRLARRKGFVTGLLFFVVLLYGLSQMVWHVEVVGNERLRDEEVRRVAEELGIKRGQWRAHMKELDELQRQLLSRLPDVAWVGIEMKGTRVRITVVEQVKPEEKPAQGPSHLVAAKRGMVHRLIVERGRPLVRPNEWVAPGQVLVSGVMGDEGQTRIVGAEGKVEAEVWYESEVAVPLVQKREVLTGRRFARTYALVGTYRIRLRGYEAVPFARYRVVEEREEGALFGRRLPLGWRKEVFLETELQEVRVSPTEAAAIGKRLARADVLRRIGDEGRILREKVLHSVVRNDTLYMKLHVVTLENIARAQPIPEQGD